A section of the Diabrotica virgifera virgifera chromosome 8, PGI_DIABVI_V3a genome encodes:
- the LOC126890154 gene encoding uncharacterized protein LOC126890154 yields MADKLKKYTFQRRMAINDLETLLRLSNSSLTEVHKQSLFRVRYSELDDVLESFNKNHQNIVTNLLNSEPTDAQLDSEDIIRSQFLNDYYQIKANFADLFENDDNSQKNEQNIAASNAVQPPSNVRLPQLELVKFSGEFTSAITFFDLFDALVHRRPNVDDTEKLTYLIQSLEGPPLRLAKSLPLARENYVRIYDKLKNRYLNKRLRAMAHWCKIEEAPATMFKNSDSYSNLIDTFSENLSALENLGYKISDFVLAYKILTKLDEETHQRFELLHGSSEMPTFIQLSDFLESQCISFDSSLLSPCSPKDSNRKNKSPSKHNANKNGSKVNNRYSFFSKPNATTCLLCSADHHLKDCSLFLNKSPYERYNACKRMRLCFKCLEKHDSRSCSVTSRCCHCNSSHHSLLHFKSSESATQGATSVAAVPTTASSDAQVNTGTLSSHAASLGSVTLKNSSVLLATAVVEIMDGCGLYQPVRALIDGGSMTSFVSQSCIRQLGIRHSSATLSVQGIGAIKSTVVGRVDLQIKPVDRVDPIFNCEAFVLPKICEDLPVVSLDVGHWSYIANLKLADPRFHLSGKVDLLLGADIFSQLLLEGKVQTPRGMPDALNTVFGYVLMGPCSSVPMTSATSLFCHVDQMVSLEESVKQFWSLETVPEVECSAPEDILCEKNFVENVCRDGSGRYTVALPFRELSPVFPGMFELAVNRFLSLEKRLLKNPSVYQEYCTFMKDYLDLHHMELVFPPDEELQEFRLLTVTYGVSSAPFLALRTLLQLSEDEGREFPLAAEVLRTSTYVDDIVCGGDTLEIALDLRNELISLLSRGQFQLRKWSSNDMRLLEGLPESHIGKKPISFDDTSCSSPLKILGLVWNAQLDCFSFEVPALDKSCTKRIMLSELARVFDPVGFLAPMTLFTKHLIQRLWLSGIDWDDSPPDSICKVWNQYKEQLLSLAQLEIPRCMFVSRYICCEQRLSPNSWFYVPSAQNPADLASRGVLPALMLEQSHWFAGPEFLYNTDPIPDASCCFSECAEMLDKERTVTLACVNDDHFLENLLNDISDFSFIRRLIAWILRFAWNSKFPNDKREGPLSSKELYESLIMLVKYTQHRYFEREFEGNVFSKPLRKLSCFIDDQGVLRSAMT; encoded by the exons ATGGctgataaattgaaaaaatatacgtttcaAAGGAGAATGGCAATTAACGATTTAGAAACGTTATTGCGTTTATCCAATTCTTCTCTTACAGAGGTTCATAAGCAGTCGCTTTTTCGTGTTCGGTACTCAGAGTTAGACGATGTTTTGGAGAGTTTTAAcaaaaatcatcaaaacatcGTTACAAATCTTTTGAACTCTGAACCTACGGATGCTCAATTAGATTCTGAGGACATTATTCGTTCCCAATTTTTAAATGATTATTATCAGATCAAGGCTAATTTCGCGGATCTCTTTGAAAATGATGATAATAGTCAAAAAAATGAGCAAAATATCGCCGCTTCGAATGCAGTACAACCTCCTAGTAATGTTCGCTTGCCGCAGTTAGAATTAGTTAAATTTTCCGGTGAGTTTACGTCAGCAATTACTTTTTTTGACTTGTTCGATGCGCTTGTGCACCGTAGACCTAACGTTGATGATACGGAAAAATTAACGTATTTGATTCAAAGTTTAGAAGGGCCTCCTTTAAGGTTAGCTAAATCCTTGCCTTTAGCTAGAGAAAATTATGTTAGGATttatgataaattaaaaaataggtatttaaatAAACGTTTGCGTGCAATGGCACATTGGTGCAAAATTGAAGAAGCTCCCGCAACTATGTTTAAGAATTCTGATAGTTATAGTAATTTAATTGATACCTTTTCGGAAAATTTATCAGCTTTAGAAAATTTGGGTTATAAAATTTCGGATTTTGTGTTAGCTTACAAAATTCTCACCAAGCTTGACGAGGAGACTCACCAACGGTTTGAATTATTACATGGGTCTAGTGAAATGCCTACTTTTATTCAATTATCTGATTTCTTGGAAAGTCAATGCATTTCGTTTGACTCATCCTTGTTGTCGCCTTGTTCTCCCAAGGATtctaatagaaaaaataaatcgCCTTCTAAACACAATGCAAATAAAAATGGTTCTAAAGTCAATAATCGCTATAGTTTTTTTTCGAAGCCTAATGCGACGACTTGTTTGTTATGTTCTGCCGATCACCATTTAAAAgattgttctttatttttaaataaatctccTTATGAACGGTACAACGCTTGTAAGAGAATGCGtctttgttttaaatgtttagaAAAACACGATTCTCGTAGTTGTAGTGTCACCTCTCGTTGTTGTCATTGTAATTCATCCCACCATAGTCTTTTACATTTTAAAAGTTCTGAAAGTGCCACTCAAGGCGCTACTTCTGTTGCTGCCGTTCCAACTACTGCTTCTTCTGATGCTCAGGTTAATACTGGAACATTGAGCTCACATGCTGCATCATTAGGTAGTGTTACCTTAAAAAACTCGAGCGTTTTGTTAGCTACTGCTGTGGTAGAAATTATGGATGGTTGTGGATTGTATCAACCTGTTCGAGCTTTAATTGATGGGGGCAGCATGACCTCTTTTGTATCTCAGTCTTGTATTCGTCAGTTAGGTATTAGACATTCTTCTGCTACCTTATCGGTACAAGGTATTGGTGCTATAAAAAGTACAGTGGTTGGTCGAGTTGATCTTCAGATAAAACCTGTGGATAGAGTGGATCCTATTTTTAATTGTGAGGCGTTTGTGTTGCCAAAAATTTGTGAGGACCTACCCGTTGTTAGTTTGGATGTTGGGCATTGGTcttatattgctaatttaaagttgGCAGATCCTCGGTTTCATCTATCTGGTAAGGTGGACTTATTGCTTGGAGCTGATATCTTTTCTCAGTTATTATTAGAAGGTAAAGTTCAAACTCCTAGAGGTATGCCTGATGCTCTTAATACCGTTTTTGGCTATGTCCTTATGGGTCCCTGTAGTTCGGTTCCTATGACATCTGCCACCTCGTTGTTTTGTCACGTGGATCAAATGGTTTCGTTGGAGGAGTCTGTAAAGCAGTTTTGGAGTTTAGAAACTGTTCCTGAAGTAGAATGTTCAGCTCCTGAAGATATTCTTTGTGAGAAAAATTTTGTTGAGAATGTTTGTCGAGACGGCTCTGGTCGTTATACCGTTGCTCTACCTTTCAGGGAATTATCTCCTGTTTTTCCAGGAATGTTTGAGTTAGCTGTAAATCGTTTTCTTTCCTTAGAAAAAAGGCTTTTGAAAAATCCTAGTGTTTATCAGGAATATTGTACCTTTATGAAAGATTATTTGGATTTGCATCATATGGAGCTTGT ATTCCCTCCTGATGAAGAGTTACAGGAATTTCGGTTATTAACAGTTACTTATGGTGTATCATCAGCTCCTTTTCTTGCTTTAAGGACTTTGTTGCAGCTGAGTGAAGATGAAGGTAGAGAGTTTCCCCTTGCCGCTGAAGTTTTGCGTACGAGTACTTATGTTGACGATATAGTTTGTGGTGGTGATACCTTAGAAATTGCGCTAGATCTTCGGAATGAGTTGATATCCTTGTTATCTCGAGGTCAGTTTCAATTGCGTAAGTGGTCGAGCAATGATATGCGATTATTAGAAGGTTTACCGGAGTCGCATATTGGTAAGAAacctatttcttttgatgatACTAGTTGTTCGTCACCTCTAAAAATCCTTGGACTTGTATGGAATGCACAGTTGgattgtttttcttttgaagtGCCAGCTCTGGACAAATCTTGTACTAAGAGAATTATGTTGTCTGAATTGGCCCGAGTGTTTGATCCTGTAGGGTTTCTAGCTCCCATGACTTTGTTCACGAAGCACCTTATCCAACGTTTATGGTTGTCCGGAATCGACTGGGATGACTCTCCTCCAGACTCAATTTGTAAAGTTTGGAACCAGTATAAGGAACAACTGTTATCCCTTGCACAGCTTGAAATACCTAGGTGCATGTTCGTGTCCAGGTATATTTGTTGTGAG CAACGCCTTTCTCCTAATAGTTGGTTTTATGTTCCTTCTGCTCAGAATCCCGCTGATTTGGCTTCCAGAGGTGTTTTACCTGCTCTAATGTTGGAGCAATCTCATTGGTTTGCAGGTCCTGAGTTTTTGTATAACACCGATCCCATTCCAGACGCTTCCTGTTGCTTTTCTGAGTGTGCTGAAATGCTTGATAAGGAGCGTACGGTAACTTTGGCTTGTGTTAATGATGATCATTTTCTTGAGAATCTATTGAATGACATTTCCGATTTCTCGTTTATACGACGACTTATAGCTTGGATCTTGAGGTTTGCTTGGAATTCAAAATTCCCCAATGATAAGAGAGAAGGTCCCTTAAGTTCAAAGGAACTTTATGAGTCGTTGATTATGCTAGTTAAATATACTCAACATCGATATTTTGAAAGGGAGTTCGAGGGAAATGTTTTTTCCAAACCTTTGCGAAAGTTGTCCTGCTTTATCGATGATCAAGGAGTATTACGG AGTGCCATGacttaa